The stretch of DNA GCCAGCCCCGGCAGCGCCAGCGGGATCAGCACCCGGCGGATGCGCTGGGTGAGTGTTGCCCCATCCATCAGCGCCGCCTCCTCGTAGTCCCTCGGCAGCCCATCGAAGAAGGTCTTCATGATCCAGAGCGCCAGCGGCAATTGCATTGTCGCAAGCACCAGGATCAGCCCAAGATACCCGTCGATGAAGCCAGTCCAGCGCATGATGTCACGCGTATAGCTGCCGAAGATCGGCCTGAGCACCGCCGCTTCCGCATTGTTCAACGTCAGCAGGAATTTATAGAGCGGCACGACCAGCGCCGTCGGCGGCAGCACCCGGATGAGCAGGATTGCGTAGAGGAAAGGCAGCTTCCACCAGGCCCGGGTGCGCGACAGCGCATAACCGCCGAGCCCCGAAAGCACCATGACGAGCAGCGTCGCGCTAGCGACCACGAAGAGCGAATTGAACAGCCACTTCGCCCCGTCTTCCTTGGTGAAGACCCTGATATAGTTGGCGAAGGTCCACTGCTCCGGCCAATGCAGGAAGAGCTGCGCATTGCCGTCGAGAGAGGCAAGCAGCACCCAGAAGAAAGGTACCGCGCAGAAGATCGAGATCAGCGACAGCGTCGCATAGGCGATGAGGTCGGACCGACCTTTGTTTGCAGTTTCGCTCGGGGAAACGACGGCCATGTCAGACCTCCACCTTCATGGCCCGGACATAGGCGATACCTAATATCAGTGAGATGACGAGCGCGACGACGGCGACCGCAGCACCATAGCCCAGCTGGAACGCCGTGAAGGACTGGTTGTAGATATAGATGCTGACGACCTCGGTCGCCCCGCCCGGCCCGCCGCGCGTCAGCGCATAGACGAGACCGAAGACGGCGATGGTGGAGACGGCCGAGATCAGCATATAGAGCAGGATCGTCGGCATCATCAGCGGCAGGGTGATGCGTCGGAACATCTGCGACGGTGTCGCGCCGTCCATGCGGGCCGCCTCGTAGATCTCCGCTGGAATGGTGCTGAGGCCGGCCGTTAATAGGATCATCGCCGTTGCGATGCCGCGCCAGGTGTTGACGACAATGATCATCGACAGCGGGAAGACCTGCAGCCAGTCGGCCGGCGTGATGCCGAAGAAGCTGACGATGCGGCTGAGTGTGGCATTGTCGCCGCCCGCCAGCATCGAGATCCACATGAAACCGGCGACGACTTCAGGGGCCGCGTTCGGCAACAGGATGATCGACGAGAACACCCGCCGAAAGCGGATCGGCCGGCGCAGCGCAATTGCCGAGATCAGGCCGAGCACGAACTGGCCGATCACCGCCGAACCGATGACGAAGACGAAGGTGACGAACAGCGAATTCCAGAACTTCGCGTCGTTGAAGAGCCGCGTATAGTTCCTGAAACCGACGAAACGGGGCCGAAGGGCCGCAGCCCCGGTCAGCGCCTCATTGGTGAAGCTCAGATAGATCGAATAGAGGGCCGGATAGATGACGAAGGCCAGAAGCAGCACCAGCGAGGGCAGCAGGATCAGCAGCCATTGCCGCTCGGCGCGCTTTTCATGAGAGTTTCGGGCCATGGAAGCTCACAAACCTTATCGATGGAACCGGCTTATCGAATGAAAGCGGGAAGACGCGGGCGTTGGCGCCGCGTCCCCGTCGTGGCGGAAGAGAGGGTGCCGGAGCTTACTTGACCATGTCGTCGCCGAGCGTTTCCTTGACGTAGTCGACAAGGATCTTCTGGGCGCCGGCGGCATCGGTTTCCTTGCGCAGCAGCGCTTCGGTGGCCCGCGCGACCCCTTCCGAGACCGTACCGAAACCAGAGGCCTGCTTCAGGAACACGCCGTTCCCGGCCGCAGCATGGATCGGAACCAGTTCCGTCAGCTTCTGGAACTCGGCATTGTCAGCCGCATCCTTGCTGGCGGGGATGTTGCCGATGCGGGCGGCGTAGGAAACCTGCGTCTCGATCGAGCCGATCTCCATCAGCGCCTTGATTGCCAGTTCGGTATTGGCCGACTTGGAATTGACGGCCCACGGCGCAGCGAGATTGGCAAGCACATACTGGCCGCTGCTCTGGCCGGGAACCGTCCAGGTGCCGACCACCTTCGTCACGTCAGGGATCGGGTTCTTGCTTTCGCGACCCCAGTCGAAAATATAGCACCAGGAGCCGCAGGTAGTCGCGGCGAGCTTGCCTTCCGGGAACATCTGGTACTTCGGCACGACCCAGGGCTCGGGTCCGAGCAGCGGCTGCGTCGGCATCAGATCCTTGTCGATCAGTTCCTTGTAGACGTTGAAGACATCCTTGATGCCTTCGCCATTCAGATCGAGCTTGCCGTCGGCATCGACCAACTGCGGCGTCTTGGAACCGACGAGCAGATGCTGGAAACCTTCGTCGAAGGCACCGCTTCCCCAGGAAACGCCGGCCGGAAAGAGTAGGCCGTAGGCGCCGGTCTTCTGCTTGATCTCGGCCGCGCGGTCGAGAAGTTCCTGCCAGGTCTTCGGCTGTTCGGTGGAGATGCCGGCTTTTTCGAGAACGTCCTTGCGGTAATAGATTTCCTGAATGCCGAGCATGAACGGCATCACATAGGTTTCACCATCCGGGCTGACGGCAAGCTCCTTGGCGACGTCATAGAGGTTGGCGTAGCCGTCCCAGGCCTTGAACTCCTTGGTAACAGGCGCGAGGTAACCGGCTTCCACCATGTCGGCGACCGCAGCCGTCGTCGGGATGGAGAACAGGTCGGGCGCGTTGCCGGCGCCGAGCTCGGTCAGGAGTTTCGTCAGGTAGTCCTTGTCGGGCGCCGGATATTCGATGACCTCGACGGTGACGCCATATTTCTTTTCGATCCGCTCGACCGTCGACTTCATCGCGTCGATGCCGGCCTGACCATGATTTGCAATTCGGATTGTTTCTGCCTGTGCCAGCGTCGAAACCGCGCTCAGCAGAATGGCGCATAGGCCGCCAAGAACCATTTTCTTCAACGGAAGTCCTCCCTTTTGTAGAGACACGGCGCCCTCCAGCACCGGTCGTGAAAATGTACACGCATTCCAAATGCTGACAAGACGGTTTTGAAAAGATTCGAACAAGAGATTTAATATACTGATATTGCTTATTTATTTAGATATTGCCATCGCCATACAGTTTGTGTAATCGTGTGCACAATGTATTCAGGGAGGAATTTCATGTCTGAGAAATTGCGCCTCGGCGTCATCGGCGCTGGCTTGAAGGCGGCGGAATATGCCGAGAGCTGGGTCAAGATGCCGGAGATCGAATTCGCTGCTCTCGCCGACACCACGGCGGCGTCGCGCCAGCGCCTGATCGACGTCTGCCTCGCCGCCGGCGCACCAGAACCGAGGAGCTTCGAGGATTATCGCCAGATGCTCGCGGAATGCCGGGGCGAACTCGACATCGTCTACGTCTCGACCCCGCATGCCTTCCATGCCGAGCAGGCAACTGCCGTCGCCGAGGCTGGCCTCGATCTCTTCCTGGAAAAGCCGATGGTGACGACGGTTGCTGAGGCCGAGAGGCTGATCGCCGCACAGAAAAATAGCGGCGTCACCATCGTCACCGCCTTCCAGGGCGGCCTGTCGCCGCTGGTGCTCGACACGCGCCGGCGGGCCCTCACCGGCGAATTCGGCGAGTTGATCGCCATATCGGGCATGATCTGGGAAAGCTGGTCGTCCAATTACGACGGCCATTGGAAGCAGCAGCCTGACATCTCCGGCGGCGGCTTCATGTTCGATACCGGCGCCCATATGATGAACACCGTCTGCCTGCTCGCCAATTCGGACTTCGACAGTGTGTCCGCCTATATGAACAACCACGGCAGACAGGTCGATATCACCACGGCCGTCTGCGCCCGGCTGAAGAACGGCGCGCTGGCGACATTGACGGCCGCCGGCGAAGGACCTCCGGGCTGCGCTTCCTACATCACCTTCTTCTATTCGAAGGCGATCGTGCGCATCGACGCCTGGGGTGGCTGGCGCGAGATCAGTATCGGGCGGATCGCCGAGCCGCGCGAGGAAGCCGAGATTCTCGGCAACCCGATGAAGAATTTCCTCGCCATTCGCGAGGGAAAGATGGAAAACTCCGGCTCCGTTGAAATGGGCCTCAGATTCGCTAGGCTATGGGATGCAATCAAGGAATCGGCAGCGGCCGACGGCGCTTCCGTCAGGATCGTCGCCCAATAGGCGCTGAAGATGAGCGGAATGAACAGACGGCGGATCACTTCGAAGGAACTGGCGAAACTCGCCGGCGTCTCTTCCGCCACCATTTCCCGCGCCTTCTCGCCGGATTCGCGCATCGGCAGCGCCACGCGTGACCGCATCCTCGCCGTCGCCCGTGAACATGGCTACCAGCCGAACGCGATCGCCCGCTCGCTGAACAACCAGCGCTCGCGGCTCGTCGCCCTCGTCGTCAATGCGATCGGCAACCCTTGCGAGGCTGAGGAGCAACAGCTTCTCGTCCACCGCCTGCAGGCCAGACAATTGCTGCCGATCATCCTCTGCTGCGCCGATCATTCCGACCGGCTGCAACTGATGCGCCTTGCATCCACCTATCAGGTCGATCACGTCGTCGTCTTCTCCGACATGGTGTCGATGCAAGATGCGGTCGACATCTTCCACACGACGAAGCCGATCATCGTCTCCTTCGAGCCGCTCGACAACGAAAACGTCTCCAGCATCCGCATCGACGGCGCTGAGGCGGCCGACGAGATCGTCGATAAGATCGTCCGCGACGGCAAGAAGCGTTTTGCCTACCTTTCCGGCACCAATTCAAGCTGGATCGACAAGCTCCGGCGAAAATGGTTCGTCGATGCGCTAGCCAAGCGCGGACTTGCTTTCGAGGCACAGGCCTTCGGTGACTACTCCTATGATTCCGGCTTCAAGGAAGCCGTGCTCCTGCTGCACCGGGATAAGGTCGACGCCATCATCTGCGGCAACGACGTCATGGCGATCGGCGCACGCGATGCGGCCCGCCGGGTGCTCGGCAAGAACACCCCTGATGATATCGCCA from Rhizobium leguminosarum bv. trifolii WSM1325 encodes:
- a CDS encoding transcriptional regulator, LacI family (PFAM: periplasmic binding protein/LacI transcriptional regulator~SMART: regulatory protein LacI~KEGG: mes:Meso_1929 transcriptional regulator, LacI family), with protein sequence MSGMNRRRITSKELAKLAGVSSATISRAFSPDSRIGSATRDRILAVAREHGYQPNAIARSLNNQRSRLVALVVNAIGNPCEAEEQQLLVHRLQARQLLPIILCCADHSDRLQLMRLASTYQVDHVVVFSDMVSMQDAVDIFHTTKPIIVSFEPLDNENVSSIRIDGAEAADEIVDKIVRDGKKRFAYLSGTNSSWIDKLRRKWFVDALAKRGLAFEAQAFGDYSYDSGFKEAVLLLHRDKVDAIICGNDVMAIGARDAARRVLGKNTPDDIAIVGQDGIAMAAWDCNDLTTLSLNHVAFIDAVVELIERHDAEIEGPHSITLTCTARWGSTA
- a CDS encoding binding-protein-dependent transport systems inner membrane component (PFAM: binding-protein-dependent transport systems inner membrane component~KEGG: oan:Oant_0352 binding-protein-dependent transport systems inner membrane component) → MAVVSPSETANKGRSDLIAYATLSLISIFCAVPFFWVLLASLDGNAQLFLHWPEQWTFANYIRVFTKEDGAKWLFNSLFVVASATLLVMVLSGLGGYALSRTRAWWKLPFLYAILLIRVLPPTALVVPLYKFLLTLNNAEAAVLRPIFGSYTRDIMRWTGFIDGYLGLILVLATMQLPLALWIMKTFFDGLPRDYEEAALMDGATLTQRIRRVLIPLALPGLAAAGLFAFMSAWGDFLLPLILLSSPELQTLPLGLFRAFLRINEIDYGLLTALAFIYLLPAVVAFGFARRFLVQTFSGGVKG
- a CDS encoding binding-protein-dependent transport systems inner membrane component (PFAM: binding-protein-dependent transport systems inner membrane component~KEGG: oan:Oant_0362 binding-protein-dependent transport systems inner membrane component); protein product: MARNSHEKRAERQWLLILLPSLVLLLAFVIYPALYSIYLSFTNEALTGAAALRPRFVGFRNYTRLFNDAKFWNSLFVTFVFVIGSAVIGQFVLGLISAIALRRPIRFRRVFSSIILLPNAAPEVVAGFMWISMLAGGDNATLSRIVSFFGITPADWLQVFPLSMIIVVNTWRGIATAMILLTAGLSTIPAEIYEAARMDGATPSQMFRRITLPLMMPTILLYMLISAVSTIAVFGLVYALTRGGPGGATEVVSIYIYNQSFTAFQLGYGAAVAVVALVISLILGIAYVRAMKVEV
- a CDS encoding extracellular solute-binding protein family 1 (PFAM: extracellular solute-binding protein family 1~KEGG: smd:Smed_3812 extracellular solute-binding protein family 1), which gives rise to MKKMVLGGLCAILLSAVSTLAQAETIRIANHGQAGIDAMKSTVERIEKKYGVTVEVIEYPAPDKDYLTKLLTELGAGNAPDLFSIPTTAAVADMVEAGYLAPVTKEFKAWDGYANLYDVAKELAVSPDGETYVMPFMLGIQEIYYRKDVLEKAGISTEQPKTWQELLDRAAEIKQKTGAYGLLFPAGVSWGSGAFDEGFQHLLVGSKTPQLVDADGKLDLNGEGIKDVFNVYKELIDKDLMPTQPLLGPEPWVVPKYQMFPEGKLAATTCGSWCYIFDWGRESKNPIPDVTKVVGTWTVPGQSSGQYVLANLAAPWAVNSKSANTELAIKALMEIGSIETQVSYAARIGNIPASKDAADNAEFQKLTELVPIHAAAGNGVFLKQASGFGTVSEGVARATEALLRKETDAAGAQKILVDYVKETLGDDMVK
- a CDS encoding oxidoreductase domain protein (PFAM: oxidoreductase domain protein; Oxidoreductase domain~KEGG: bja:bll6385 putative oxidoreductase) — translated: MSEKLRLGVIGAGLKAAEYAESWVKMPEIEFAALADTTAASRQRLIDVCLAAGAPEPRSFEDYRQMLAECRGELDIVYVSTPHAFHAEQATAVAEAGLDLFLEKPMVTTVAEAERLIAAQKNSGVTIVTAFQGGLSPLVLDTRRRALTGEFGELIAISGMIWESWSSNYDGHWKQQPDISGGGFMFDTGAHMMNTVCLLANSDFDSVSAYMNNHGRQVDITTAVCARLKNGALATLTAAGEGPPGCASYITFFYSKAIVRIDAWGGWREISIGRIAEPREEAEILGNPMKNFLAIREGKMENSGSVEMGLRFARLWDAIKESAAADGASVRIVAQ